A genomic window from Candidatus Pelagisphaera phototrophica includes:
- a CDS encoding alkaline phosphatase D family protein — translation MKRIPFRTILVLATLISTAHAQPYFGNGMKIGETTDHSTRVWVRLTERAEPNWEGLKWIGTKDRNFDVGELGERQFPQGAALSDMEGSLMGAKGSVRISWCPENRPNSKSQTDWLSVDPNRDYTRQVTLENLEANQRYELEIESRSASGKTGQSLSGSFHTALGASASEPFHFVISTCQSWITRDKGTAGLQIYDQMLDLDPAFFAHMGDIVYYDKRSAGGDVDALTPDLARFHWNRWYGCSDIINFHKQVSSFFIKDDHDTVTNDSVPGDQAGDLSWVRGLSIFREQVPMGHPNYRSRRWSQDLEFWFVEGRDYRSPNDMSDGPDKTIWGTEQKAWFKEGVLASDAPFKILFSPTPIVGPDRKNKKDNHSNDNWKHEGDEIRKFCAENNVIVICGDRHWQFHSKDDRTGLHEFSSGASSPKHVGGFSMDLKTDEHQYIAIIAGFLSGEISKEGDQPKLTFRHHRTDGSVAYEHTFSSK, via the coding sequence ATGAAACGTATCCCTTTTCGAACAATCCTAGTCCTGGCTACCCTGATCTCCACCGCTCATGCCCAGCCTTACTTCGGCAACGGGATGAAGATCGGCGAAACCACCGACCATTCGACGCGGGTGTGGGTAAGATTGACGGAGCGAGCGGAGCCCAATTGGGAGGGATTGAAGTGGATTGGAACGAAGGATCGTAATTTCGATGTCGGCGAATTGGGCGAAAGGCAATTTCCCCAAGGAGCAGCGCTATCAGATATGGAGGGAAGCTTAATGGGCGCGAAGGGAAGCGTCCGGATTAGCTGGTGCCCGGAGAATCGGCCAAACTCGAAGTCGCAGACCGATTGGTTGAGCGTCGACCCAAATCGCGACTACACACGGCAGGTGACCCTCGAGAATCTAGAAGCGAATCAACGCTACGAACTAGAGATTGAAAGTCGTTCCGCCAGTGGTAAAACGGGGCAATCCCTCTCCGGTTCCTTTCATACCGCGCTGGGCGCCAGTGCGAGCGAACCGTTTCACTTTGTCATTTCGACATGTCAAAGCTGGATCACTCGAGACAAAGGGACAGCGGGTCTCCAGATCTACGACCAAATGCTGGATCTCGATCCCGCGTTCTTCGCTCACATGGGCGACATCGTCTATTACGACAAGCGAAGCGCCGGTGGGGACGTCGATGCACTCACTCCAGACTTGGCCCGCTTTCATTGGAACCGCTGGTACGGATGCTCGGACATCATCAATTTCCATAAGCAAGTGTCCAGCTTCTTCATAAAGGACGACCATGACACCGTTACCAATGACAGCGTCCCGGGCGACCAAGCGGGTGATCTCTCGTGGGTGAGAGGGCTTTCGATTTTTCGGGAGCAAGTCCCCATGGGGCATCCGAACTACCGTAGTCGTCGCTGGAGCCAGGACCTCGAATTCTGGTTTGTTGAGGGCCGCGACTATCGGAGCCCGAATGATATGTCTGACGGGCCAGACAAGACGATCTGGGGAACGGAGCAAAAGGCTTGGTTCAAGGAAGGAGTTCTCGCTTCCGACGCGCCCTTCAAGATCCTGTTCTCCCCCACGCCGATTGTTGGTCCAGATCGGAAGAACAAGAAAGACAATCATTCCAATGACAACTGGAAACATGAAGGAGACGAGATTCGAAAGTTCTGCGCGGAAAACAACGTGATCGTGATTTGCGGTGACCGGCATTGGCAATTTCATAGTAAAGACGATAGGACTGGGCTGCATGAGTTCTCTTCGGGAGCGTCTTCCCCCAAGCACGTTGGCGGGTTTTCGATGGATCTGAAAACCGACGAGCATCAGTACATCGCTATTATTGCGGGCTTTCTCAGCGGCGAAATATCGAAGGAAGGCGATCAACCAAAGCTGACCTTCCGACACCATCGTACCGATGGGAGTGTCGCCTACGAACATACCTTCTCGTCGAAGTGA
- a CDS encoding sulfatase-like hydrolase/transferase, translated as MLFVPAHTEAQTPRNPNILLIYLDDLGYGDVNCLNPDSKNPNPKLDRIAREGFHFTDAHCVGSVCRSRHYALLSGRYPWRRGKGAWATGRSSAISM; from the coding sequence ATGCTATTCGTTCCTGCCCACACCGAGGCGCAGACTCCGCGTAATCCCAACATCCTTTTAATCTACTTGGATGATCTGGGATACGGTGATGTAAACTGCCTCAATCCCGACTCGAAGAACCCCAACCCCAAACTAGACCGCATCGCCCGCGAGGGATTTCATTTCACGGATGCCCATTGTGTTGGCTCGGTCTGCCGTTCCAGACACTACGCCCTCCTTTCTGGTCGATACCCGTGGCGCCGAGGGAAAGGGGCATGGGCAACGGGGCGAAGTTCCGCGATCTCTATGTAG
- a CDS encoding sulfatase-like hydrolase/transferase, with translation MLSPLIRKNTFFIHWDPPSPNGPIVPQSPFIGKNETGAYGELVFEIDHYIGLSLDTLGLLNLAENMLVIFASDNGPDNST, from the coding sequence ATGCTTTCGCCATTGATTCGGAAAAACACTTTCTTCATCCACTGGGATCCACCCAGTCCAAATGGTCCGATCGTTCCCCAAAGCCCCTTCATAGGCAAAAACGAAACCGGGGCCTATGGCGAACTTGTCTTTGAGATCGATCACTACATCGGCCTTTCTTTGGATACACTCGGTCTGCTGAACTTGGCAGAGAATATGCTCGTCATCTTCGCGTCGGACAATGGGCCCGACAACAGCACTTAA
- a CDS encoding MFS transporter: protein MSLPKTFWWLNVTQFGGAMNDNVFKLLMVYALIAWKGDSESASILASVGLVFAIPFLLIVPIAGNFADRYSKRELIVKLKGTEFFVMTFGATALFIQSGLMLYITMFLMSAQSAFFGPSKYGLIPEQVPTEKLSKANGSIQLFTYLAIISGTVLAPELSLLVDGKFGLASTVCLIISAGGFLAAINIEPSPAHPNRKLSLNGFGTVFKTLADVRNDGFLTLSILALSVFALAAAYVQLNVIDFGEQHLGMKPEEATRLFLMTAIGIGVGSTTAGWLSGRSIEWGIVPIASMLMSLSLFALGTIEKGNIMSSAISMSVLGFAAGLFIVPLNAFIQYRSPKDRLGSIQAANGFMTWIGILMASGLIFLVSSVLDLTAQNGFFILSFGLAILAIFSLWVLPDFFAKFICMLITRFRYRLHVRGLDRLPPFGPALLVCNHFSLMDATLVISSQQRPIRILMSGGFYEKANWFTRKISSLGSVILINEADNPKKFLLSLKKAREALDEGYLVCIFAEGNLSRTDKMHPFKQGFERIVKGTDHPIIPVYIGGAWGRISSYRKGMPQIRLFHDFRYFVSIHFGNPLPSTSTTFEVQQAFNNLSVDSFDLVKEHRKGLGY from the coding sequence ATGTCACTCCCTAAAACCTTCTGGTGGCTCAATGTCACCCAATTTGGAGGCGCCATGAACGACAACGTGTTCAAGCTTTTGATGGTATATGCGTTGATTGCTTGGAAAGGAGACTCTGAATCGGCAAGCATCTTGGCATCGGTGGGCTTGGTCTTCGCTATCCCCTTCCTACTGATTGTTCCCATCGCTGGTAACTTTGCCGATCGCTACAGCAAGCGGGAACTGATCGTAAAGTTGAAAGGAACCGAGTTCTTTGTGATGACTTTCGGAGCTACTGCTCTTTTTATTCAGAGCGGTTTGATGCTTTACATTACGATGTTCTTGATGTCCGCCCAAAGCGCCTTCTTTGGCCCTTCTAAGTATGGCCTGATCCCAGAACAGGTGCCCACCGAAAAATTGTCGAAGGCTAATGGATCCATACAGCTCTTCACCTACCTTGCGATTATTAGCGGTACCGTTCTAGCTCCCGAGCTCAGCCTGTTGGTCGATGGAAAATTCGGATTGGCATCCACCGTATGCCTCATCATTTCAGCGGGCGGCTTCCTAGCGGCAATCAATATAGAGCCGAGCCCCGCCCATCCGAATCGGAAGCTAAGTCTAAACGGATTTGGAACCGTATTCAAAACGTTGGCCGATGTGCGCAATGACGGTTTTCTCACACTTTCAATACTCGCCCTATCTGTTTTCGCTCTCGCTGCGGCGTACGTTCAGCTCAACGTCATCGATTTTGGCGAACAGCATCTAGGGATGAAACCCGAGGAAGCGACGCGTTTATTCCTGATGACCGCAATCGGCATCGGTGTCGGCTCAACCACGGCCGGTTGGCTCAGCGGCAGATCGATCGAATGGGGCATCGTCCCCATCGCCTCGATGCTGATGAGTTTGTCTCTCTTCGCTTTGGGAACGATCGAGAAAGGCAACATTATGTCCTCCGCCATTAGCATGTCCGTTCTCGGATTCGCCGCGGGTCTATTCATCGTTCCGCTTAATGCGTTTATTCAGTACCGTAGCCCCAAGGATCGCTTAGGCTCCATCCAAGCAGCCAACGGTTTCATGACTTGGATTGGAATCTTAATGGCCAGCGGACTCATATTCCTCGTTTCTTCGGTCCTCGATTTGACCGCCCAAAATGGGTTCTTTATTCTGTCCTTCGGATTAGCGATCCTGGCAATTTTCAGTCTTTGGGTACTGCCAGACTTTTTTGCGAAGTTCATTTGCATGCTCATAACGAGGTTTCGGTATCGGCTTCACGTTCGTGGGCTCGACCGGCTTCCCCCATTCGGGCCAGCCCTTCTTGTCTGCAACCACTTTAGCCTCATGGATGCGACCCTAGTCATCTCTAGCCAGCAACGCCCGATCCGCATACTCATGTCCGGTGGCTTTTATGAAAAGGCAAACTGGTTCACCCGAAAGATAAGCTCGCTCGGCAGTGTCATTTTAATAAATGAAGCCGACAATCCAAAAAAGTTTCTTCTCTCGCTAAAAAAGGCCCGTGAAGCACTCGACGAAGGTTACCTTGTTTGTATTTTTGCTGAAGGCAACTTGAGTCGCACAGACAAGATGCACCCGTTCAAGCAAGGTTTTGAGCGGATTGTCAAAGGAACGGATCACCCGATCATTCCCGTCTATATCGGAGGGGCTTGGGGCCGCATTTCGAGCTACCGAAAAGGGATGCCTCAAATTCGTCTATTCCACGACTTTCGCTATTTCGTAAGCATCCATTTCGGGAACCCGCTACCGTCTACATCGACTACCTTCGAGGTTCAACAAGCCTTCAACAACCTCTCTGTCGACTCATTCGATTTAGTCAAGGAGCACCGCAAAGGCCTCGGTTATTAG
- a CDS encoding methyltransferase domain-containing protein, whose amino-acid sequence MDWDQSYRSNETPWERGEPAPPLVGYLESHSISGRVLVPGCGLAHDVRLLASMGCDAVGVDLAETALSRARAYKDPERGSVNYLLADILDPSNGIREASFDYVFEHTCFCAIDPGRRKDYVKAVQRLLKPGGHFLAILFTNLDDPGGPPFPTSYAEVESLFSPFFETVGHWKPTLCYAGREDEESMYLMRQLG is encoded by the coding sequence GTGGATTGGGACCAAAGCTATCGGAGTAACGAAACCCCTTGGGAAAGGGGTGAGCCAGCGCCACCATTGGTTGGATACTTGGAGTCGCATTCGATCAGTGGTAGAGTATTGGTTCCAGGTTGCGGATTGGCGCATGATGTCCGGCTTTTAGCCTCGATGGGTTGCGATGCGGTGGGAGTAGATCTTGCTGAAACCGCTTTGAGTCGAGCCAGAGCTTACAAAGATCCAGAGCGGGGATCAGTTAACTACCTGTTAGCGGACATACTTGACCCCAGCAACGGCATTCGGGAAGCCAGCTTTGACTATGTTTTCGAGCATACTTGCTTTTGCGCAATCGACCCGGGTCGTAGAAAAGATTACGTGAAGGCCGTTCAGCGACTATTAAAACCTGGTGGCCATTTCCTTGCGATTCTCTTCACAAATTTGGATGACCCAGGTGGCCCTCCTTTCCCGACGTCATATGCAGAAGTGGAAAGTTTGTTTAGCCCTTTTTTTGAAACAGTCGGACATTGGAAACCTACGCTATGTTATGCTGGCAGAGAGGACGAAGAATCGATGTATCTAATGCGACAGCTCGGATGA
- a CDS encoding LysE family translocator: protein MPLPEFTQIYLFIGACLALVAIPGPAVAFIVARGVSEGTKAAVRTAAGIAVGNLCQALAAAFGLAALLVSYPSVYLWIKYAGASYLIYLGLRSFFAKANSRATSDNERNSPSFRQGALVGLLNPKVALFLLAFLPQFTNPENSELWLQLLYLGFGFVFIGWLGDSAWALFAGLASARLRRNNDLSWGRYAAGIVYSAVGITTALWSG from the coding sequence ATGCCCTTGCCAGAGTTCACTCAAATTTATCTTTTTATCGGAGCCTGTCTGGCCCTGGTCGCTATACCCGGACCCGCAGTTGCTTTTATCGTAGCTCGCGGCGTCAGCGAAGGTACGAAAGCAGCTGTAAGAACCGCAGCGGGAATTGCGGTAGGAAACTTGTGCCAAGCTCTGGCTGCCGCTTTCGGGTTGGCTGCACTCTTGGTATCTTATCCATCGGTGTACCTATGGATCAAATACGCGGGAGCCAGCTACCTAATTTACCTCGGACTTCGCTCCTTCTTCGCAAAAGCAAATTCTCGTGCCACCAGCGATAACGAGCGGAATTCGCCTTCGTTTCGCCAGGGAGCTCTCGTCGGACTGTTGAATCCGAAGGTCGCGCTTTTTCTACTCGCTTTCCTCCCCCAGTTCACCAATCCCGAAAATAGTGAACTCTGGCTTCAACTTCTGTATCTTGGTTTTGGGTTCGTTTTCATAGGATGGCTCGGTGACAGTGCTTGGGCTCTCTTTGCAGGCCTCGCAAGCGCCCGCCTGCGAAGAAACAACGACCTCTCCTGGGGACGTTATGCTGCCGGTATCGTCTATAGCGCGGTAGGAATAACGACTGCCCTATGGAGCGGCTGA
- a CDS encoding GDSL-type esterase/lipase family protein, whose amino-acid sequence MKQYPYLLRILSFFLLVGLIPLSHAQDPSTGATKHGNARFFELHASFLKRAASGPAGVVFLGDSITEGWTKVPDIWESAWGKYQPANFGIGGDRTQHVIWRIEQGEFDKMSPKVVVLMIGTNNTGNDSAKDIAVANRKIVAMLQEALPETKILLLAVFPRGPRNARGAEDPWEMKMKKIRAINNELAKLDNGKDIRFLDLGPKFMSADGTIAKAIMPDQLHLSPAGYQIWVEGMAPLLDEMMR is encoded by the coding sequence ATGAAGCAATATCCCTATCTCCTTCGAATCCTTTCATTTTTCCTTCTGGTTGGACTCATCCCTCTTTCCCACGCTCAGGACCCTAGCACTGGAGCTACCAAGCACGGAAACGCTCGTTTCTTCGAGCTCCATGCCTCGTTTCTCAAACGAGCTGCCTCGGGACCCGCTGGGGTCGTTTTCCTTGGCGACTCGATCACCGAGGGTTGGACCAAGGTCCCAGATATCTGGGAATCCGCCTGGGGCAAGTATCAACCGGCAAACTTCGGGATAGGCGGAGACCGCACCCAACATGTCATCTGGCGGATTGAACAGGGCGAGTTCGACAAGATGTCACCCAAAGTCGTAGTCCTCATGATTGGCACAAACAACACAGGCAATGATTCGGCCAAGGATATCGCAGTCGCCAATCGAAAAATCGTGGCAATGCTTCAAGAGGCCTTGCCAGAAACTAAAATCCTGTTGCTGGCCGTGTTTCCACGGGGACCTCGCAACGCCAGGGGCGCAGAGGATCCCTGGGAGATGAAAATGAAAAAAATTCGAGCGATCAATAACGAGCTAGCTAAACTGGACAACGGGAAGGATATTCGATTTCTGGATCTCGGCCCAAAATTCATGTCAGCCGATGGCACTATCGCGAAGGCCATCATGCCAGACCAACTGCATCTCAGCCCTGCAGGCTACCAGATCTGGGTCGAAGGCATGGCTCCCCTCCTGGATGAGATGATGCGATAG
- a CDS encoding SDR family oxidoreductase, which translates to MSKHVCITGCTKGLGLALAKWFYADGWRVSGIGRNQFSIDSLQSQGNGYFRAVDVTDDNTLGFFASELADQLGTPDLLVNNAGVINANAPLWEVPPEVFAKVVDINIKGVYHTIRHFAPLMIARGSGIMINLSSGWGRSTSAEVAPYCATKWAIEGLSQAMARELPDGVAIAAMNPGIIDTDMLRSCLGSDASRFGNTTQWAERTGPYLAGLDASINGQALTAP; encoded by the coding sequence ATGTCAAAACACGTATGTATAACGGGGTGCACCAAAGGGCTTGGCCTTGCCCTTGCGAAATGGTTCTACGCCGACGGTTGGAGAGTTAGCGGAATCGGTCGAAATCAATTTTCGATTGATTCGCTGCAGTCACAAGGTAATGGATACTTCCGCGCAGTCGATGTTACGGATGACAACACCCTCGGCTTTTTTGCAAGTGAGCTCGCCGACCAATTAGGCACGCCCGATTTGCTTGTCAACAACGCTGGAGTGATCAACGCCAACGCTCCCCTTTGGGAAGTGCCCCCTGAGGTATTCGCTAAAGTCGTCGACATAAACATCAAGGGAGTCTATCATACTATCCGGCATTTCGCTCCCCTCATGATTGCTCGAGGTAGTGGCATTATGATAAACCTAAGCTCGGGCTGGGGGCGCTCCACTTCCGCTGAAGTCGCTCCTTATTGCGCGACTAAGTGGGCGATCGAAGGTCTGAGTCAGGCGATGGCCCGAGAGCTTCCAGATGGAGTAGCCATTGCGGCAATGAACCCGGGGATCATCGATACTGACATGCTGCGAAGCTGCTTAGGCTCGGACGCCTCCAGGTTCGGAAACACGACCCAATGGGCGGAGAGGACGGGTCCCTATCTGGCTGGACTGGACGCATCGATAAACGGTCAAGCTCTTACGGCTCCTTGA
- a CDS encoding 3-keto-disaccharide hydrolase, whose translation MKTIRLVTASLLAASLATLLGAADKQTADSQQKWIEVYQKQKNIPLPEAMLINRDQEPSLKKGFVSLYNGKNLDGWAPYGGHCTFEAKGNAIVGTTVPGSPSTYLSTLKDDYTDFIFTAELKWEVDGNTGYMFRGQVKEENGKQTVFGPQAEMEADSKKRFWSGGIFGQSCGGWYYPLWLNAHENARQAVNYKVWNRITVKAEGRVVKTWINGVPAAHWTNDEYLKGFFSLQIHSGKKGSVHFRNIKVKEL comes from the coding sequence ATGAAAACAATACGACTAGTTACCGCCTCTCTCCTTGCAGCCTCACTAGCAACCTTGCTCGGAGCTGCGGACAAGCAGACAGCTGATAGCCAGCAAAAGTGGATAGAAGTTTACCAAAAGCAGAAAAACATTCCATTACCAGAGGCCATGCTCATAAATCGAGACCAGGAGCCTAGTTTGAAGAAGGGTTTCGTTTCTCTCTACAACGGGAAAAATCTCGATGGCTGGGCACCCTATGGAGGGCATTGCACCTTTGAAGCGAAAGGCAATGCGATCGTTGGCACCACGGTTCCTGGGTCTCCCAGCACCTACCTATCTACTCTCAAAGACGACTACACAGATTTCATATTCACGGCTGAACTCAAATGGGAAGTTGACGGCAACACCGGCTATATGTTTCGCGGGCAGGTCAAGGAGGAGAATGGTAAGCAAACCGTTTTCGGACCGCAGGCCGAAATGGAAGCCGACTCCAAAAAGCGCTTTTGGTCCGGCGGCATCTTTGGTCAGTCATGCGGTGGGTGGTACTATCCCCTGTGGCTGAATGCCCACGAAAACGCTCGCCAAGCCGTCAATTACAAAGTCTGGAATCGTATCACGGTAAAAGCGGAAGGCCGAGTCGTGAAAACATGGATCAATGGCGTGCCCGCGGCCCACTGGACCAACGACGAATATCTGAAAGGATTCTTCAGTCTCCAAATTCACTCCGGCAAAAAGGGCTCCGTCCACTTCCGGAACATCAAGGTTAAAGAGCTTTAG
- a CDS encoding sulfatase family protein, with the protein MIPPFRLKTLICFLLGFLLLLLGGASCSLVPDRDRPDSSRPNIIFVMTDDHTHHQMSITGNPLINTPNLDRLGREGVWFKNAFCTNSLCAPARATILTGTLSNVNGILGNSESKDRIERLNAELPTFPQLLRQSGYQTAIVGKWHLPHDPRGFDYSCILPGQGLYFDPEMIEDGARKSFKGYVTDIVTDLALKYLGGVDPEKPFCLVYQHKGPHRPFTPAPHHEDLYSDQDFPYPETFDDDYATRPIAGKAVDMKFEQSLAKDYGDALDGMSERQKKDWIYQRFVKDHYRSIQSIDEGLGQILDFLDDHNLAENTLVVYTTDNGFYLGEHGWYDKRFMYEPSLRIPLLARFPREIEAGQVEESMIMNVDVAPTLLDFAGIQIPDVMQGESVKPLITGEEVEWREHIYYSYYENSWTLKDFTQADLSDPSFNFFTAHRIGPHRGIRNDRYKLIEYYSEQEYWEFFDLQTDPNELKNRYDDPAMGGIIKEMTTQLRKTQAKYLDTHTWDRLAKPNYN; encoded by the coding sequence ATGATACCCCCTTTCCGATTGAAAACTCTCATTTGTTTCTTGCTTGGTTTCTTGTTGCTATTGTTAGGGGGTGCTTCCTGTAGTTTAGTGCCTGATCGCGATCGTCCTGATTCCAGTCGTCCAAATATCATTTTTGTGATGACTGACGACCATACGCATCATCAGATGAGCATTACTGGCAACCCTCTCATCAACACACCGAATTTAGATCGGCTTGGACGGGAAGGGGTGTGGTTCAAGAACGCCTTTTGCACGAATTCACTCTGCGCGCCGGCTCGTGCCACGATTCTTACGGGTACGCTTTCCAATGTTAACGGCATTCTTGGCAATTCGGAATCGAAGGACCGCATCGAACGTCTGAATGCTGAGCTACCGACCTTTCCTCAGCTCTTGCGGCAGTCGGGCTACCAGACTGCAATTGTGGGAAAGTGGCATTTGCCTCACGACCCGCGCGGTTTTGACTACTCCTGCATTTTGCCGGGGCAGGGACTGTATTTCGATCCGGAGATGATCGAGGACGGAGCACGGAAGTCGTTTAAGGGCTACGTTACGGACATTGTTACGGATCTCGCTTTAAAATACCTTGGTGGGGTGGATCCCGAAAAGCCTTTTTGTCTGGTCTACCAGCACAAGGGGCCTCACCGGCCCTTCACGCCTGCGCCGCACCACGAGGATCTCTATAGTGACCAAGACTTTCCTTATCCGGAAACGTTCGATGATGACTACGCGACCCGTCCAATTGCGGGAAAAGCGGTGGACATGAAATTCGAGCAAAGCCTGGCGAAAGACTATGGAGACGCACTCGATGGAATGTCGGAGAGGCAAAAAAAGGATTGGATCTACCAACGATTTGTTAAGGACCATTATCGGTCCATCCAAAGCATCGACGAAGGCCTGGGCCAGATTCTAGACTTCCTGGACGATCACAATCTGGCTGAGAATACCCTCGTCGTTTACACGACGGACAACGGTTTTTATTTGGGTGAGCACGGTTGGTATGACAAGCGGTTCATGTACGAGCCCTCACTGCGGATTCCGTTACTTGCTCGCTTCCCTAGGGAAATTGAGGCAGGCCAAGTGGAGGAAAGTATGATTATGAATGTGGATGTGGCTCCGACGCTTCTTGATTTCGCGGGTATTCAGATACCGGATGTCATGCAAGGCGAGAGCGTTAAACCGCTCATCACAGGGGAAGAAGTCGAGTGGCGCGAACATATTTACTATTCCTACTACGAAAACTCTTGGACTTTGAAAGATTTTACGCAAGCGGATCTGAGTGACCCCTCTTTTAATTTCTTTACCGCTCATCGGATCGGCCCGCACCGAGGCATTCGTAACGACCGGTACAAACTGATCGAGTACTACAGCGAACAGGAGTACTGGGAGTTCTTTGATCTACAGACTGATCCCAATGAGCTCAAAAATCGTTATGATGATCCTGCCATGGGAGGGATCATCAAAGAGATGACCACCCAATTGAGAAAAACCCAAGCCAAGTATTTAGACACGCATACATGGGATCGATTGGCGAAGCCAAATTATAATTGA
- a CDS encoding RNA recognition motif domain-containing protein — MEIYVGNISFDASEGDLQDAFEEYGAVAQVKLITDRDTGRSRGFAFVTMDNADEANAAIEGLAGRDIAGRELNVREATPRAPREGGGGGGGRGYGGGGGNRGGGGFRGRR, encoded by the coding sequence ATGGAAATATACGTTGGAAACATCTCGTTTGATGCGAGTGAAGGCGATCTGCAGGACGCTTTTGAAGAATATGGAGCCGTTGCTCAGGTTAAGCTAATCACGGACCGCGATACAGGCCGCTCACGTGGATTCGCTTTTGTAACAATGGACAATGCGGACGAAGCAAACGCGGCCATTGAAGGACTGGCAGGTCGCGATATCGCGGGCCGCGAACTGAATGTTCGTGAAGCCACACCAAGAGCGCCGCGCGAAGGCGGCGGAGGTGGCGGAGGCCGTGGCTATGGTGGCGGCGGCGGAAATCGCGGTGGCGGAGGTTTCCGCGGCAGACGCTAA
- a CDS encoding TPR end-of-group domain-containing protein: MIRTETRLQYANGYLDLGMTKEAAQELDSIEDKENFLNEYLSSHIRLHLGTRKWKRMEQASKRLAELEPKNPYGWVNWAYALRERNQIKEAMSVAETGLEFVPEEAVLWFNFACYSSLLGEVEDASQRLDEAVRLDKAFEAEAVDDADLDNLWQWIRSKENA; this comes from the coding sequence ATGATTCGCACTGAAACGCGGCTTCAATACGCTAATGGCTACCTAGATCTAGGCATGACCAAAGAGGCTGCCCAAGAGCTCGACTCGATCGAAGACAAGGAGAATTTTCTTAACGAATACCTATCCTCGCATATCCGTCTCCATTTGGGCACGAGAAAATGGAAACGCATGGAGCAAGCTTCCAAGCGCCTTGCAGAACTTGAACCCAAGAACCCATATGGCTGGGTCAACTGGGCCTACGCCCTGCGCGAGCGAAATCAGATCAAAGAAGCGATGAGCGTGGCAGAGACAGGTCTCGAGTTTGTACCGGAGGAAGCCGTTCTTTGGTTCAACTTTGCTTGCTACTCCTCACTGCTCGGGGAAGTCGAAGACGCGTCTCAACGTCTAGACGAAGCCGTCCGGCTTGACAAAGCATTTGAGGCGGAAGCGGTTGATGACGCCGACCTAGACAACTTATGGCAGTGGATACGGAGCAAGGAGAACGCCTAA
- a CDS encoding DUF5069 domain-containing protein: MKRYPNSPYLKAGGLVYLPRMFDKMRLHLAGELSEDYHELRGKGMDGRTCAYLRIGYEEVLSLVNEGLTDEELAQWCLENGRPLNDVDILIWNDFMTKRGCHESDSAVTELLEKFKAESGLSHRDDIQTFFDYFEADEGRDSQEGT, from the coding sequence ATGAAGCGTTATCCAAACAGTCCTTACTTAAAAGCCGGTGGGTTGGTCTACCTCCCTCGTATGTTCGATAAAATGCGTTTGCATCTGGCGGGAGAACTGTCCGAAGACTATCACGAGCTACGAGGCAAGGGTATGGACGGCCGGACTTGCGCTTATTTGCGTATCGGCTACGAGGAAGTACTATCGCTCGTTAACGAGGGGCTGACAGACGAAGAGCTGGCTCAGTGGTGTTTGGAAAACGGTCGCCCGCTAAACGATGTGGATATTCTCATCTGGAATGATTTCATGACCAAGCGAGGCTGCCACGAATCCGACTCGGCGGTCACCGAGCTTCTCGAGAAGTTCAAGGCTGAGAGCGGCCTGTCACACAGGGACGACATTCAGACTTTCTTCGATTATTTCGAAGCGGACGAGGGTCGGGATTCTCAAGAAGGTACTTAG